TGCCGCAACCGGGCAGGCCGCGGTGAGCGACCCGGACATGATTATTTCTCCCGCCTTTAGAGTAATACCATAGGCGGCAAGCTTATTGGCCAGCCAGGCAACTGCGTTGGCTGGGTGCCCGAGGACGGCGGCGCCGGCAGCCGTGGCCACTGTTTCGCCGTTCTTTTCAAGCACCAAGCCCATTAGCCGCATGTCGCACTCTTCGACCGGAACAAGCCTCCCACTGACGATGACCTTGCCAATGGACGCGCCGTCGGCGATCGTATCCTGGATCTTAATCTTCCAGTCTTTAATACGGGTGTCGATTATCTCCAGCGCCGGCATTATTCCGGCGGTCGCCTGCAAAACCTTAGCCACAGTTATGCCGGGGCCGACGAGGTCTTCCTTGAGAACAAAGGCGATTTCCGCTTCGACTTTGGGTGCGATCAGCTCGCTGAGCGATAAAGGCTCTCCCTCCAGCGCCATCATCCGGTCAGTGATGTACCCATAGTCAGGCTCGAATACTCCGAGGGCGCTCTGCATCGCTTTACTGGTAAGCCCGATCTTTTTACCGACGATTACATGTCCTTCCGCCATCCGTAGACGCATGCCCGCCAGCTGTACTTGGTATGCTTCATCGTTGGAGATGCCAGGGTGGCGGTCGGTAAGCGCCGCGATCGGGGCGTGGCCGCTTTCAGCCGCATACAGTTCCCGGGCAAGCTGGAGAATAGTTTTGTCGTCCATGTTATCCCTCCGTTATCAATGATGCCATTGTTTGTGGCGCAGTTTTTCCCGCAGGATTTCGGCAATATCGGTCGCAAGAGCCTTCCGGTCGACTGAGCCGGCGGTACAGTGCCGGCGCAGGGCGGCAGCCGCCGCCGCCACCTCGTCGTGGGGTCCCGGCAGGCTTACGAAGGTGGTGAGCCCGTAGCCGCCGACGCCGATACGCACGCCGTCCTTGACATGGCGCCCCGTGCCGGCCTGAAATTTGACGGTCCACGGCGTTGTCGCCTCCGGATCCACCCTGGTCAGCGCCTCGACGCTAAAATCCTTGTCCTCGGCGCCAACGCCGCCGGTAGTGATTACCAAGCCATAGCCCCGCTCGGCAGTATCCCGCAGATGGTGGGCGATGACGGTGGCGTCATCTTCCAGCGTGCCGCCGAATTCCGCCCGGTAGCCTTGCTCGACGAGCATGCGGAGCAAAAAGGGGCTGTTGGTATCTTCG
Above is a genomic segment from Sporomusaceae bacterium containing:
- a CDS encoding molybdopterin-binding protein, with translation MQINLLEKTELKIYGLELRAANLTAVAAAVAEVLALPADRVLVVDVRDDHICLDLLTETIDIRQVAGKEKALLAAVGGIEGIKITDAAYVDSAGILGIISGAEEDATAVVTRAEAMSSEIERNVLGRAMVFATGFEVAKGMIEDTNSPFLLRMLVEQGYRAEFGGTLEDDATVIAHHLRDTAERGYGLVITTGGVGAEDKDFSVEALTRVDPEATTPWTVKFQAGTGRHVKDGVRIGVGGYGLTTFVSLPGPHDEVAAAAAALRRHCTAGSVDRKALATDIAEILREKLRHKQWHH
- a CDS encoding fumarylacetoacetate hydrolase family protein, with the translated sequence MDDKTILQLARELYAAESGHAPIAALTDRHPGISNDEAYQVQLAGMRLRMAEGHVIVGKKIGLTSKAMQSALGVFEPDYGYITDRMMALEGEPLSLSELIAPKVEAEIAFVLKEDLVGPGITVAKVLQATAGIMPALEIIDTRIKDWKIKIQDTIADGASIGKVIVSGRLVPVEECDMRLMGLVLEKNGETVATAAGAAVLGHPANAVAWLANKLAAYGITLKAGEIIMSGSLTAACPVAAGDSMRASFDRLGVVGARFVK